From Pseudomonadota bacterium:
GTAGCCCTTCTCGACAGCCCATCGGGCGCCTTTGCGCAGGATATCCTCAACCTCGTTCGTCTTCAGTCGCAGCTTGCCCTCGGAGCCGACGCCGGAGGGTACGTTGTGATAAAGCGCGTCTACCAGCTTGTCGAGCTTGGGCCGAACTTCATCCTCGCTCAGGTTGGTGCGCAGGAGCCTGACGCCGCAGTTGATATCGAATCCAACGCCACCGGGGGAGATCACGCCGTCGGAGGTTCGCGTCGCCGCCACTCCTCCGATGGGGAAGCCGTAGCCCCAGTGGATATCCG
This genomic window contains:
- a CDS encoding RtcB family protein, coding for MNVPGILYADEEMLAHIKDDEAIEQVANVATLPGIVSAALAMPDIHWGYGFPIGGVAATRTSDGVISPGGVGFDINCGVRLLRTNLSEDEVRPKLDKLVDALYHNVPSGVGSEGKLRLKTNEVEDILRKGARWAVEKGYGEREDIEVTEERGCMGGADPEKVSARAKQRGAPQP